DNA from Cyprinus carpio isolate SPL01 chromosome B3, ASM1834038v1, whole genome shotgun sequence:
CCTCAGTGTTAGCAGCTCTTGCACACTGTTAGCCTTGTAACTAAAATAGGTTGTGTTGTAAAAAGCCAGTGTTTATTTACAGCCGACTTTAATGGCTTTATTCTCATCTGCTGTGAGTGTGTTTAAGGTCAGCTCCTCATAACCCACCCGATCGGCTGCGGTGAGTCTTGGCACTCTGTGGCCGGGCAGGACTTCCACGGCCAGCGTCCACTCCACTGGACCTCTGGGACTGTGAACGGATGACCTTGTCTTTGCTCTTCCAGTTGCCTGCAAGAGCATCAACAATTCAAATGGCAGACATGAGAACATTGACAGCAATTCATTCATTacatggcacaagctgattggcctCTGCTGATTCTGCAGTCAGTGAGCTGCttgctcaacatttaaatagtCTGGTTCAGAGTTCGGTGTAAGCTGGCCCTGCAGCAAGCTatagagttcctctgaaaccctccacctcccccagcaccacctgtctaaATCTGCCACAGGATTTATATATGCAGTGGTGAACATGAGTTTTTTAGTCTGAGAGCACCTGGTGATTTTGCACGTAGTGTGACCTATTAAATATAGCGAATTactaattagtgctgtcaactgATTAAAACTAATGAATTAAACTAATGAAACTAAAAACTAATCGCGATTAATAGAGATTAATCCCAcctaatattaaagtttttaaatatactttaatattgcaataattgcacattcaatcttcaaatgaatgtaaaaaacacTGACTAAATGAAATGTTGACTATACTAACATTActgtataattgagagctatcaatttttaacatttattagactttaaaacataacttctaatttaagtaaacttaaaacgatcttcacataaacccattgtaataaatgtcttatttacctgtagatgaatccttaaagctccaaaagttattgatttcctcttttctcttttgttctttgtttaaCAGTCATGACAGCAGTTCagttattaggttatttggctgctattactttaagagctgctgctaCTGAACGTATCACGGATCTGACACGCATGCTCGTAGTTTCATTCGCGcttaaatatgaaatgatacaggaTACAGCGCACGCCTCTGTATTTGtgcgtgcaattgaagagcacaCGCTACGAGCACAGTATAacagctgacaggacaggaaaatgagtttttactgacatatggtCTGGAAAACTGCCAAATTAATCGCCTGCAGTAAtgtgctaattttgacagcactataaataattaaaaatagtaatagtagtattatTGCACTTAGATGATAAACAAAATAGTAAAGCGTGATAATactatcatattttaaaataaaaagcaattcaTTGCATAACTTGATTGCTGATTCTGCAGCCAATTTATCAGTTTCTTTATCGTCATTGACCCACATTTGTGTTCCTGAAGAGAATTAAGAGACTGTGAGGACATTTTTTATGAGGCAATGGATTGCTCATCACATGAAGCATTGGCAAAAATGTAACTGAATCCGAGACAACAGTATAATGGTTTCATGGTAGGTCTGTCTGGAATAGTTCTGACATCATTGTTTCTCTGTGGAGATAATTTCTTCAAGAATGTGACTGTTGTGCTTTGTGTGGAAACAACAACTTCTGACCTTCAACACTAGACTCATTTTCTTATAAATCATCTCATGACATGGATAAGCTGCCAAACGTTTGCTCGGTCAAGCATGACACGGCTCATCTGCCAAGCAAGTGTCTTTTGTTTGACTTTCAACCGTCTTCCTTTGATTCGGTGATACAACGAAGGGCAAGGTCTGAGACCAATTTTCCTCCATGTCTGTTGTCACTTCCAGATGGTTTCTCATTGCTGCTCTGCTATTATGTAACACAGAAATGTTCGGTTCTTTCCAGCAAGCAACATTAATCTAGGCCCCCTACCAAGTCAAATCTAAAGCCCTACTGTTCTTCCTTCGGTCCTATTTTCCTCAGTCCTGAATTAAACTACAACACAACCAACCACTCTACATAACTCTAAATCAAAGTTTCAGTAATCTTATCTGTCTACTACCAGGGAGCTCTTCTTCAGTCCAGACCCATTCGTCCACTGCGAGATGAGCAAAAACAGGGTCAAGCGTGCAGATGGATATTATGATGCTATCATGTTAACATGCATTGCGTTGCGTAACGAGTCGTGAGGGGAAGCATGATCAGGGCCGTGAGGCCCCTGTATAGACTTCAGTCTGGACATTGTCAGGAACACAACAGAAGTTCCTACCATCAATGAACAGCTTACAGCTCAAGAATCAGTCATTCATGTGCTCAACTGTTCTCATGTCAACGCTGTTCCAGACCTGGAGCAAGCAAACACAATGTTTCTTAGGGGAACGCACtacttttgtgagagaatgcaaaagaTTGGCAAGCAAACAACGTTTTTTGAAAGAGAATGTAAAGGTTCTTGAGGGAATGCGATACTTTTGCAAGAGAGCACAAAAGTCGCAGTGAAAAGCATTGAAATACAATATGAAATACGCCTAAGGGGCTCCATAGACGTCCACAACCAGTTCTCTCAAATTCATGATATTTCTATTTCTAGGTGCTGaaacaccaaaaacaataatgttaatgAGAAATCAATGAAGGTGCTACACCATAAAGCACCATGAAAGATGTAACTCGtgctttattccaagtcttctgaaaaatttgcatatttgagAGCTACAGTGGAGAAGAAGGCCTGTTCATATGATTTCAGAATGCTTAAGATATTGCACAGAAATCATATGGACTACgtgtataattaataaatggtGTTTTTATAGTTTGGTTGTCATTTTTGGAAATTGACAGTCATGGTCAATAAAAAGTATGCAGGTTTGAATCAttacgagggtgagtaaataatgacagaactctcatatttaaatgaacttttaaagCTTTCATTACAGTAAATTGAGGCTTTATAAATGTTTAGAAGTGATGGGAATGGATACTGTGTCAATGGCCAAAACTGatgtaaaacagacatttttccaATTTTGTGATTTCAATCGTGATTATCAAACATGCCGAATCGTGCAGACATCATTTTTGGCCAAAGCTAACATACAAAGCTTGCTCTCATTATTCCCAGTCTATAATTGAATCAATCACTACGGCAGGTGTTTGCCAAACTGAATGTGTCATTTCTAACACAATAATCCCAAACACAACACATACGTAATGCAGGCGAGCAGTGAGAGTGTTATTTAATCCTATTGAAAACCTTTGGGAAATTCATAGCTGATGAATGAATCTCAACTTTGGGAGGAATTTAAGGAGGCTTTGCAAGAAATTAAGCATGATACATGCACAAAGCTTATTGAGTAATGCCTAGGAGGATCAGAAACAATAGTGAaccaatgaaatattaataactgaCTATACTGTAGTCAAAGTATGCTTTATTTTCTGTGAGTTACTTGTTTTTATAAGCATTTGAATAGTTAAACAAAACCCATATTTCATAATCCCAATATAACATACTCCTCATATTGTGATGGTTTAATCAAACTCAAGGGGTCATTACTGTGCAAATATTCCCTCCGGCTTTTACTATGTGTGGAGGCTGGATGCGAGTGTGACGTGTGATCTGACCTTCTCGAGGAGAGATGGTTGGAAATCTCGTCTCGGAGAGCCTCACTGTTCTGCTGCTCATTCGGCCCTTGTAGACCTGTCCATCCAAACCTAAGATGTCCACTTCTGCTGCCTGAAGAAACACAGCTCTCGGTTCATACATACTCACTGTTTATGACATTTTCAACTGATTCTGTGGCAGACCTGTGTGGGCGGACCAGAGGACACGGGTGGACCCTCCTCTTCGCTCTGGATCAGATGGGTGATGTGCTGAAGGCGGGTGTAGCGGCGGCTGGGGTAGGTGAGGGTGTGGCTGCCCCCACAGTTACGGGATAGGTAACTGTAATCGGCCATTTCTGGGATCCTCTCACTGCACAAGAAAACATCACTCAGCActcttgaagggatagttcacccaaaaaagaaaattctgtcaataattgctcaccctcacccataagacctttgttcatctttagaacacaaattaagataattttgatgaattccgagagctctctgaccctccatagacagcaagggaactaccacgatAAAgttccagaaaggtagtaaggacatcgttaaaatagtccatgtgacatcagtggttcagagactgacactgaagacaagaaattgttgaataaatgcacaaaacgtattcttgtagcttcataacaatacatttgaaacatggactattttaacatcTGCATCCCAAATGACGCACTTTACACTATGCAcatatacactatgtacttagGCACTATGTACTCATCCGtatagtgtatgaattatataaggttattttgtgaTTCATAATCAGAGTCTGACAGCCCCCTCCCCCTTCGCTACATAATTAAAACTGTGACAGTACTGGCactatttttatactatttaaaaaccTCAtagcactatttatactacaaaaccgCATAAAATAGAGCATACGTATGCGGTTTGGGATGCACCTGTTGTCCTTACTACCTTTGTGGCCCTTGATCGTGTcggttgcattgctgtctatgcagggtcggaaagctctcggatttcatcaaaaatatcttaatttgtgttctgaagatgagcgaaggtcttacgggtttggaataacatgagggtgagaaactaatgacagttttcattttgggtaaactatccctttaaaaagattCCAAAAAGAGGTTTTCTGTTTTCCGagagaacctttcagtgatcagtttttaaaagaaccattttttcttagtgtgaagaacatttcttcactataaagaacctttagtgcAATGGAATGTTTCCatggatgttgaaggttcttcgTGCAACCAACAAAGccgataaagaacctttattctTAAGAGTACATGAACAGAGagttttaaaacatacattatcTGGAGTTTCTAGATATCTGTGGCTGGTCTGTAAAACTGGCGTCTACCTGGGAAAGCTTTGCTCTGTGTGTCATGAGGCTAACTCACTGCTTGCTCATGGACCGACTGCTGCTCCACTTTGCTGGACCCAGGTTGGGCCGGTAGTGGGTCCGTGAAATTTCTGGCAGACCCTGGCTGTTTGGGAGCTTTGGGGTCCTTGATTTGGGACACTGACTGGGCTCTTGATCTATATGCCTGCATATTAAAACATGGCTATGCTCATCCTGCGCCAAGCCTCTGTCAAAACAAACCGTCTTAAAGTTATTCTGGTTAGCACCTGGTTCTAGGCTGAGACTAATAAACTCTCAATGATCTCAATAATCAGTTTATTAAGACCTCATAACTAATTGCCATTGGTCATGGGgaccagtgttgccagattggaaaTGTCCAAGTATGGTATCATAAgttcactttgaagtatactctcagtGAACTACcggtttttaatagtttaattgaACACTGCAagtatactcttttttttttttttttttttttttttttatcatcatactTTTAGTTTAACAATTGCAATTTAAGCATACTAATAGGTTTCTTTTTAGGTGTTATTTTTTATACTTGAAAGAAACCTTTTTATGTACTTTAAGTGCTTCAACTCCTATGTACACTAGCAGTGGATTTATGTCAAagatttatgtattaaataaagaCACTTGCTCTTTCTGTAATTGGACTTGATATTTTGGgttgagtaaaataataataataaaaaaactttttgtaagtaCAGAACAGCGAGGTTCATGTCTGCGCGGTATCTGCAGAACACAGTAGAGCAAGTTTGGTTTTTGATTCCCCCTGCTGGACAAGCACAGTAAAAGCTGCAGTGGGATGTGTCTCACCTCCTGCAGTGCTGTCGCACCTGCTCCAGCTCATACACAGTGTACGGCCGGCTGGACTTGTGAGAGGGCATTCCTGGGGCAGAGGGCAGGGTCACCAAGCTCCTGTGAAAAAAGCCTTACTATAGTGTTTACAACAACAGTGTAAGGATGTCTAATGAGTACACTTGACAAGTGACAGGTGAGCGCGGGGCACAATGTAGTTAACACACGTGGTtgtaatatttccacacatgctagcaaAACAAAATTGATGGTATTTACTAGTTGCCATATCAacattatataatgaaaaaagtgtgtcaaaattcaaaaatcttttgaagatatcgctgaacatttttttttaccttagtaaaagtacatttctggcttaagtaaatttttcacCTCAAATtttagcattcatttaaaatgagacaaatctgaTATTAGTTTGAACACCAATCTGTCATTTATCAGTTTAAATAGTCGCTAACTAGAAGAAGACACTAACCCgttttaaattccagttgcgCTGATGGGGAACACTGTGTTACAATGTGCCCCGCTTTTATTAAACTATGCTATTCTATGGCATTAGCCATGCAAATTTTACTTTAATGAGAAACCACGAGAAagtgaataaagactgacagtcaatgtttCATTTTCAGAAGTTATTTCAAGAAATGAAAAGCATTTTGCCTCATTTATGTGGGCCGTCCAAAGCATGGTTGCAATGGGTGGATTGTTAAACTTTAAAAACGCCATTGTCTTATTTGAAAacgttaataattttaatttattgacaaaatgtatatttgtctTGTATACTCTTTCATTagatcagataacattttaagctgtcaCATGGTCACACCACACTGACTTATATCTCAACCAAACTTTGCTTTACTGCTTTTATCTTTAGACATCTTTCAAATGAACGCAGGGTTATTAAACTAATTATAACCAtccatgaaaagaaaaaaaattatatataaaacaaattaaactaaatgttaaCTCAAATAAGGTAACTTAAACTTATTTGTTTTAGCTAGTTGTCTAggcaatatttttcatttttctttctttttacttaaaaagataactaaaaaataattaaaagtgaaataaaaatgaataaaaaaaaataacaataaaactactaaattcaaaatactgataaaaactgtaatagtatctcaacTAAAGTCCCacagaaaatattacaattaattttaataaactgacTTATACATTATGGAAGATGTGTGTATTCATGTCATTGTCACGACATTTTGACAAAATATGTACAATAAAGTTCACATTAGCTGATGttaaaactgttcattgttagtttatgttagctcAGGTTCATTAAATACAATTTGATCTGAattatgtattagtaaatgttgaaattaacattaactacatACAAGTATTTTTCTTAGTtgtcatgttaactaatgtagttaaccagtgtcaacaaatgaaaccttactgtaaagtgttaccaaaaagtgTCATGTCAGGTGTCCTTTATAAAGTTTACGTACTGTCCTGGTGTCATCATATCCACGGGACGATCACAGGAGATGCAGTGAAAATGGGCCAATAGTTGTCTTTGACACAGAGTAAGAAAGACACAAAGACAGTGAGGCTTGTTTCCATACAACCACCATCATGTTTGTCAAACAGAGGCTATTCAGATAGTGATAATGCAACATTACAGAAACATACACAATGATGCAAATGCTTGGCAGACGcattcccagcatgctttgtaCCATGAATTCAGCTCTGAACATACTTTTTGACACTTGTGTAGAGAAGTTCAGGCATTAGGGTTCAGTGTATGTTTGACTTTAGGTTTAAGGTCAAGCTTAGTGACTATCAGCATTAAGTCAGATCCACACTGCAGAAATGAGATGCAGTGAGATTCACCAAAATGCACAATAGGCCTACTTATAAAATGCCATGAGTGTGTTGACCGCTCTGAAGGTGTGGAAACATTTAGTGTTGCaggcaaaataatttttcataaatttcGCAAATTTGATATTGCACCAGTGGAATATGCAGGTAttactgatataaaatatttagacaaTATTTCATTATAgacacaaataaaattacaataaaaaaattaaaaataaaattaaatacattaaaagtttTAGTCCTGATTGtcagtattatataatattagtgctgtcaaacgattaactgcgattaatcgcatccaaaataatagtttttgtttacataatatttgtatatatactgtgtatatttattttgtatatataaatacacacacttacagtttatatttagaaattttttacatgtatttacatttatattcttacattttatattatatataactatatttaatatataaacataaaatttttcttaaatatatacatgcatgtgtttgtatttatatatacataatacatacacacagtatacacacatatatattgtaaacaaaagcttttcttttggatgcgattaatcgagattaatagtttgacagcacaatataatataaaaataaattaaataattatatataatatactaattaGAAAAAGTGAATCTGGTGCCTCACTTCCTAAATCCAGCGGCGTCGTCCTGCTCGGGGATCGGAGGTGTCTGCAGATGCTTATGAATGGTCCTCCAGCGATCATCAAGCTGTTTCTTCAGAGGATCCAGCTCAATCCGGTTCAACTACAGTACATGACATACAAAATCATAGTAATGATGAAAGTGCAGGGGGGTTATGAGATTGTaacaaacagcaaaataaaataaaataaaataaaataaaataaaataaaataaataaataaacaaaatgtcattattttaaaatttaatttaatttaatttaatttaatttggtttgatttttttatttaatttaattttgttttgttttgttttttttttttgttttgttttgttttgttttattttttttatttttttaaaataaaataaaataaatgtttttatttttaaattttcatttcattttatgtgaTCATAATGCTTAGCTCCAAACTTATACAAAAAGAGTCACTATATTTCTGAAAAAGATCAAACAGTGAGACGTTTAAGTTATACGAGTTCATAGaggtttgaaaatatttttacatcatGGAGATTTTCAATGCCTTCAAAGAAGCACTGCTTCTGTGCGTCCGTGTCTCACCTTGCAGTCCATCTCGGTGGAGATCTTCTCGATCACCTTGTTCCAGTCCTGCTCCTGACCGCTGATCTTACTCAGCAGATCCTGTAACATGTTATTGAGCTGCTCTGACATGCTGTCGAACTGCATGCGGCTAACCTTGCTCTCCAGAGCCCGCTTGTCTGCTTTCTGAGGAGCAACGAGATGACATCCACTGACTGAGAGTGACTGTGATGGTCCAGTGGGGACCACAAAGAGTTCATGAACTTGGATTGTTTATGAATTGTATACAGAAACAACTCACGATTTCAATCTCCATTTCCACCACTTGCTTGTCAGCTTTCTTTTCATCCAGTTCTTCCACTATCTTGAACAGATGCTGGAAAAACCACAAGCTAAGTAAGGGATGAAAGTAAATGAAGTCTTATGAGGCTCTGTGTTTACTCACGTcgatgtgtgtttgtttcttgcTGTGTTCCTCCATCAGGTGGTTGGATGTTCTGTGGAGTTTCTCACACTTGGACTGCAGCTGCAGTATGGCTCCCTCTAAATCTCTCACCAGATCAGTGTTCTACAgcaaaacaacatcacacactcatACAAGAACATTTCAGTGATCTTCTGGAAATCAGGAGACCTCAACATCTCATTTAAGTGTTTCCTCCGGATGTTTCCTAAAATGACTTAAGAAGAATAAATAAGTCTCTGTCTCTGCGTCATGTACCTTGTTCCTGTCCTCATGTCCCTGGTTCATGAGGAGAGTGGTCTTGTCCTCAGGTTTGTTGTGAGACTGGGACAACTGACTGACCTCCTGATCCAGACCCTGACCTTCTGTCTGCTGTTGACCCTGACCCTGACCTGAACTCTGACCCTGATCCTGTCCGTCTGCTTTGCTGAAGCTTACTGCCTCCTGCTGTCCACTTTGTGAGAGTAGAGAGGATGAGGAGGACCTCACATCCTCCATCATAGCCCTGAGGCTGTTCAACTACAGAATGGTCAGGAAAAATAATAAGACAGTGGTCGGATATCAGGCCGATATACGATGGGTGATATACTGTATAGATTATTACAAGATATTAGTTTATACTCCAGGggtactccacctcaaaatgaaaattttgtcattaatcacttacccccatgtctttccaaacccgtaaaagctctgttcgtctacAGAActtgatttaagatattttggatgaaatccgggaggcttgtgactgtcccatagactgccaagtaaataacagtggtaaggtccataaaaggtatgaaattcgtcatcagaatactccatctgccataagacgtgcaatctgggttatatgaagtgacgggaacactttttgtaagtgaagaaaacaaaaataaataaaaaatcctttgtcaacagtcactgttatttacttggcagtctatgggacagtcacaggcctcccggatttcatccaaaatatcttaaatcaagTTCTgtagacgaacggagcttttacgggtttggaacgacatgggggtaagtgattaatgacacaattttcattttggggaggagtaCCCCTTTAATACAAAAAATTGCTAAtttatactgatttgctgctcaagaaacatttcttaatattaccaatgttgaaaacagattaaatcaggattatttgatgaataaaaagttcaaaaggccatatttttgaagtataaatcttttgtaatatatatatatatatatatatatatatatataactaatttatCAAGAGTGTTTGACATATGACCCAGACGAGTTCTGTCTGTCTGACCTGCTCTTGTATGTGTCTGTCTTCACTGTATCTCTCTTCTGCTCTGTCACGCATCTTCTCTCTTATCAGCTCCTGCACTTTCTCATCCAGCTTCAGTACAGCAAtcctgcatgagtgtgtgtgacatacagtaaaaacacttctACTGTGCtttcttttctaatttaataacTGCTTATAAAATAATAAGTGGGATGAC
Protein-coding regions in this window:
- the LOC109085456 gene encoding glutamine-rich protein 2 isoform X3; the protein is MSTDISLHELLDLSIGTPDVGSVNFSALHTLLHALLGHLKIERVTTTWKEVDHEHDSPAQTKALLLDTSSPYRALEEKLQRMEEQMCALEALPSASELMRSDTALSDMWTLMQLRRKTQANEDGVSKCMALIQDLLKEIQELKESRDDLRLKVDALNDQLSQLNLNELADRILAMEQYCHQVEDLDNTTKELKDKMAQYPVPEELTQCVTWEVMQAALISERQKIQEARPAGLQDTLSAAKNIAPVHPLNLGIPFKDDRAGAGGTAGVDLSRRVSPPQQSLSDGALCTVTGRRLSRVSIGAERYPETVEALMEVGGLRDRHESLEARVGQLESNKADQTQLQHLRDLLNAMEERQVPDQVPEQLNHLRTLVDSLLADKEKVSDVESVLMDMRTVQVCESSDSAGQGTGSASGQHTHSSEIEQLNLQTAHIRIAVLKLDEKVQELIREKMRDRAEERYSEDRHIQEQLNSLRAMMEDVRSSSSSLLSQSGQQEAVSFSKADGQDQGQSSGQGQGQQQTEGQGLDQEVSQLSQSHNKPEDKTTLLMNQGHEDRNKNTDLVRDLEGAILQLQSKCEKLHRTSNHLMEEHSKKQTHIDHLFKIVEELDEKKADKQVVEMEIEIKADKRALESKVSRMQFDSMSEQLNNMLQDLLSKISGQEQDWNKVIEKISTEMDCKLNRIELDPLKKQLDDRWRTIHKHLQTPPIPEQDDAAGFRKQLLAHFHCISCDRPVDMMTPGQSLVTLPSAPGMPSHKSSRPYTVYELEQVRQHCRRHIDQEPSQCPKSRTPKLPNSQGLPEISRTHYRPNLGPAKWSSSRSMSKHERIPEMADYSYLSRNCGGSHTLTYPSRRYTRLQHITHLIQSEEEGPPVSSGPPTQAAEVDILGLDGQVYKGRMSSRTVRLSETRFPTISPREGNWKSKDKVIRSQSQRSSGVDAGRGSPARPQSAKTHRSRSASSTSMKDRPLSSMGCLSQNVPLQTSFHDTTTELKEALELHKELNQSEDEPLTSL
- the LOC109085456 gene encoding glutamine-rich protein 2 isoform X2, whose protein sequence is MSTDISLHELLDLSIGTPDVGSVNFSALHTLLHALLGHLKIERVTTTWKEVDHEHDSPAQTKALLLDTSSPYRALEEKLQRMEEQMCALEALPSASELMRSDTALSDMWTLMQLRRKTQANEDGVSKCMALIQDLLKEIQELKESRDDLRLKVDALNDQLSQLNLNELADRILAMEQYCHQVEDLDNTTKELKDKMAQYPVPEELTQCVTWEVMQAALISERQKIQEGLQDTLSAAKNIAPVHPLNLGIPFKDDRAGAGGTAGVDLSRRVSPPQQSLSDGALCTVTGRRLSRVSIGAERYPETVEALMEVGGLRDRHESLEARVGQLESNKADQTQLQHLRDLLNAMEERQVPDQVPEQLNHLRTLVDSLLADKEKVSDVESVLMDMRTVQVCESSDSAGQGTGSASGQHTHSSEIEQLNLQTAHIRIAVLKLDEKVQELIREKMRDRAEERYSEDRHIQEQLNSLRAMMEDVRSSSSSLLSQSGQQEAVSFSKADGQDQGQSSGQGQGQQQTEGQGLDQEVSQLSQSHNKPEDKTTLLMNQGHEDRNKNTDLVRDLEGAILQLQSKCEKLHRTSNHLMEEHSKKQTHIDHLFKIVEELDEKKADKQVVEMEIEIKADKRALESKVSRMQFDSMSEQLNNMLQDLLSKISGQEQDWNKVIEKISTEMDCKLNRIELDPLKKQLDDRWRTIHKHLQTPPIPEQDDAAGFRKQLLAHFHCISCDRPVDMMTPGQSLVTLPSAPGMPSHKSSRPYTVYELEQVRQHCRRGLAQDEHSHVLICRHIDQEPSQCPKSRTPKLPNSQGLPEISRTHYRPNLGPAKWSSSRSMSKHERIPEMADYSYLSRNCGGSHTLTYPSRRYTRLQHITHLIQSEEEGPPVSSGPPTQAAEVDILGLDGQVYKGRMSSRTVRLSETRFPTISPREGNWKSKDKVIRSQSQRSSGVDAGRGSPARPQSAKTHRSRSASSTSMKDRPLSSMGCLSQNVPLQTSFHDTTTELKEALELHKELNQSEDEPLTSL
- the LOC109085456 gene encoding glutamine-rich protein 2 isoform X1 gives rise to the protein MSTDISLHELLDLSIGTPDVGSVNFSALHTLLHALLGHLKIERVTTTWKEVDHEHDSPAQTKALLLDTSSPYRALEEKLQRMEEQMCALEALPSASELMRSDTALSDMWTLMQLRRKTQANEDGVSKCMALIQDLLKEIQELKESRDDLRLKVDALNDQLSQLNLNELADRILAMEQYCHQVEDLDNTTKELKDKMAQYPVPEELTQCVTWEVMQAALISERQKIQEARPAGLQDTLSAAKNIAPVHPLNLGIPFKDDRAGAGGTAGVDLSRRVSPPQQSLSDGALCTVTGRRLSRVSIGAERYPETVEALMEVGGLRDRHESLEARVGQLESNKADQTQLQHLRDLLNAMEERQVPDQVPEQLNHLRTLVDSLLADKEKVSDVESVLMDMRTVQVCESSDSAGQGTGSASGQHTHSSEIEQLNLQTAHIRIAVLKLDEKVQELIREKMRDRAEERYSEDRHIQEQLNSLRAMMEDVRSSSSSLLSQSGQQEAVSFSKADGQDQGQSSGQGQGQQQTEGQGLDQEVSQLSQSHNKPEDKTTLLMNQGHEDRNKNTDLVRDLEGAILQLQSKCEKLHRTSNHLMEEHSKKQTHIDHLFKIVEELDEKKADKQVVEMEIEIKADKRALESKVSRMQFDSMSEQLNNMLQDLLSKISGQEQDWNKVIEKISTEMDCKLNRIELDPLKKQLDDRWRTIHKHLQTPPIPEQDDAAGFRKQLLAHFHCISCDRPVDMMTPGQSLVTLPSAPGMPSHKSSRPYTVYELEQVRQHCRRGLAQDEHSHVLICRHIDQEPSQCPKSRTPKLPNSQGLPEISRTHYRPNLGPAKWSSSRSMSKHERIPEMADYSYLSRNCGGSHTLTYPSRRYTRLQHITHLIQSEEEGPPVSSGPPTQAAEVDILGLDGQVYKGRMSSRTVRLSETRFPTISPREGNWKSKDKVIRSQSQRSSGVDAGRGSPARPQSAKTHRSRSASSTSMKDRPLSSMGCLSQNVPLQTSFHDTTTELKEALELHKELNQSEDEPLTSL